The Glycine soja cultivar W05 chromosome 3, ASM419377v2, whole genome shotgun sequence genome window below encodes:
- the LOC114405626 gene encoding uncharacterized protein LOC114405626: MSDPIALEYSNITQSYNVHVEFHPLPGEELSSGVPQSSLEFLSNSAKILSSSNGLILCRATGENEVKLFITNPATQSWLPIPTPGEYKQNGTSIGAVDLKIVLECDDKDDYMVYLFYDNLVDWSSSNLDCKVYHSNEGVWKSKQERFFTGSRKLKFDMPVHHRGAVHFISDCFPSWNKKSPYFRPYIMSYNFESGNSRMLRVPKEARKGSHDLTCDMGIFKWGKATDPNQSICLVRLRKHVFTIWTLTHYETSEWRRVLKIRVKAMVKDHPIIRVKGYAVLNGDLLVFATEKKVYGCGLKDMRIQEICDHEFDFNVLRFTSYKDTLRTFGTGAGTLPLSLHTCGTRAGTLPLPSHKQFW, from the exons ATGAGTGATCCTATCGCCCTTGAGTATTCAA ACATCACTCAGTCATACAATGTCCATGTTGAATTCCACCCTTTACCTGGGGAGGAGCTCTCATCTGGGGTGCCTCAATCCTCTCTCGAATTCTTGTCTAACTCGGCCAAGATTTTGAGTTCTAGCAATGGCTTGATTCTTTGTCGCGCCACCGGCGAGAATGAAGTGAAGCTGTTCATTACCAACCCAGCAACACAATCCTGGttgcctattcccacccctggTGAGTATAAACAAAATGGTACAAGTATTGGTGCTGTTGATCTCAAGATTGTTCTTGAAtgtgatgacaaagatgattaCATGGTGTATCTTTTTTATGACAACTTAGTTGATTGGTCTTCTTCAAATTTGGATTGCAAAGTTTATCATTCCAATGAAGGAGTGTGGAAATCAAAGCAAGAAAGATTTTTTACTGGCAGTAGGAAACTGAAATTTGACATGCCTGTTCATCACAGAGGAGCTGTTCACTTCATCTCAGATTGTTTTCCTTCCTGgaacaaaaaaagtccttatttcAGGCCATACATTATGTCATACAATTTTGAGAGTGGAAATTCAAGAATGCTGAGAGTTCCTAAAGAAGCAAGAAAGGGTTCTCATGACTTGACTTGTGACATGGGGATTTTCAAATGGGGAAAAGCCACTGATCCAAATCAATCAATTTGTTTGGTGAGGCTGAGGAAGCATGTGTTCACCATATGGACTTTGACACACTATGAGACAAGTGAGTGGAGAAGGGTTTTGAAGATAAGAGTGAAAGCAATGGTGAAGGATCATCCTATTATAAGAGTAAAGGGCTATGCAGTTTTGAATGGTGATCTTTTGGTCTTTGCCACTGAGAAGAAGGTCTATGGCTGTGGTTTGAAAGATATGAGGATTCAGGAAATCTGTGATCATGAATTTGACTTCAATGTTCTTCGCTTCACTTCATACAAGGACACTTTGCGCACATTTGGTACTGGTGCTGGAACTTTGCCTCTTTCTCTGCACACGTGTGGTACTAGAGCTGGAACTTTGCCTCTTCCTTCACACAAGCAGTTTTGGTAG
- the LOC114405842 gene encoding NADH dehydrogenase [ubiquinone] 1 alpha subcomplex subunit 8-B-like, whose translation MASAVDASGNPIPTSAVLMASSKHIGIRCHSENLEFLKCKKKDQNPENCLDKGRDVTRCVLGLLKDLHQKCTKEMDDYVGCMYYHTNEFDLCRKEQQAFEKKCSLE comes from the exons ATGGCGAGCGCTGTAGATGCTTCCGGAAACCCGATCCCAACGTCGGCGGTGTTGATGGCGTCGTCGAAGCACATTGGGATAAGGTGCCACTCCGAGAATTTGGAGTTTCTGAAGTGCAAGAAGAAGGATCAGAACCCTGAAAATTGCCTCGATAAAGGTCGTGATGTCACCCGTTGCGTCCTTGGCCT TCTGAAGGATCTGCACCAAAAGTGCACAAAGGAGATGGATGATTATGTTGGCTGCATGTACTACCATACAAATGAATTTGACTTGTGTCGCAAAGAGCAGCAAGCATTCGAGAAAAAGTGTTCTTTGGAATGA